The following are from one region of the Heliangelus exortis chromosome 2, bHelExo1.hap1, whole genome shotgun sequence genome:
- the LOC139793219 gene encoding epidermal retinol dehydrogenase 2-like, protein MNFFLETLRFVGLLTYYWLETLVFFIVPKRKKNVSGEIVLITGAGSGIGRLLSLKFARLGATVVLWDISQEGLKETSRLARENGAARVHCYICDCSKRQEVYTVADKVKKEVGDVSILVNNAGIVNGKTFLNIPDSLVEKTMEVNIMAHFWTYKAFLPAMVASNHGHLVSIASAAGLAGISHLSDYCASKFAAAGFAESIFFELRDLGKTGVKTTIVCPYAIKTGMFDGCESKWPTLLPVLEPEYVAEKVITAIRRDQEILLLPRIVYLLVALKSILPVKIGVLLAEYFGVLEAMHTFRGRPKKE, encoded by the exons ATGAACTTTTTCCTGGAAACACTGAGATTCGTTGGACTTCTTACTTATTACTGGTTGGAGACGCTGGTGTTCTTCATTGTGCCAAAACGGAAGAAGAATGTTAGTGGTGAAATAGTATTAATAACAGGAGCAGGAAGTGGCATTGGAAGACTTTTATCTTTAAAGTTTGCCAGACTTGGAGCCACAGTAGTTCTCTGGGACATCAGTCAAGAGGGGCTGAAGGAGACAAGTAGACTGGCCAGAGAAAATGGAGCTGCTAGAGTCCACTGTTACATCTGTGACTGCAGCAAAAGGCAGGAGGTCTACACAGTAGCTGATAAG gtaaaaaaagaagttgGTGATGTTAGCATCTTGGTCAACAATGCTGGTATTGTAAATGGGAAGACTTTTCTTAATATTCCAGATTCTCTTGTGGAAAAAACCATGGAAGTCAACATAATGGCACACTTCTGG ACCTACAAAGCCTTCCTGCCAGCAATGGTGGCCTCTAACCATGGACACTTGGTTAGTATTGCAAGCGCAGCAGGACTGGCTGGAATCAGTCATCTTTCTG attACTGTGCAAGTAAATTTGCAGCAGCTGGTTTTGCAGAGTCAATTTTTTTTGAGTTGAGAGATCTGGGAAAGACTGGTGTTAAAACCACAATTGTGTGTCCTTATGCCATAAAGACAGGAATGTTTGATGGCTGTGAAAGCAA GTGGCCAActctgctccctgtcctggAGCCAGAGTATGTGGCCGAGAAGGTAATCACTGCTATTCGACGGGACCAAGAAATATTGCTGCTACCACGCATTGTTTATCTTTTAGTAGCTTTGAAAAG TATCCTACCAGTGAAAATAGGTGTTCTCCTTGCGGAGTATTTTGGAGTCCTTGAAGCCATGCATACGTTCAGGGGTCGGCcaaagaaggaatga